From the Brachybacterium sillae genome, the window CGTGGTGGTGGTGAGTCACTGGTGGCCCTCGCCGTCGCGCTGTGCGAGCAGGTGGTCCAGCAGCGGGTCCAGCACGGCGATGCCGTCCTTCACGCCGCCGCGGGAACCGGGCAGGTTGACCACCAGAGAACGACCGGCCATCCCGGCGACGCCGCGGCTGAGCAGCGCGGCCATCTTCTGGGAGGCGCCGCGGCGGCGGATCTCCTCGAGGATCCCGGGCAGGGGGCGGTCGACGAACGGCTCGGTCTCCTCCGGGGTGCGGTCATCGGGGGTGATTCCGGTACCGCCGGAGGTGATGACCACGTCGGCGGCCTCCCCCAGAGCGGCGCGCAGGGCGTCGCCGACAGCGGGGCCGTCGGGCACCACCACGGGCCCGGTCACCTCGAGGCCACGCCCGCGCAGCCAGTCGACCAGCAGCGGGCCGGTGCGGTCCTCGTAGGTGCCGTCGGCGGCGCGGGTGGAGGCGATCACCACGTGCGCGGTGCCGACCAGGGCGGCTGCCGTCTGCGTCTCGTCGCGGGCGTGGCAGTCGGCGTCGGTGCGGGCGCGGGTGCGGTCGCGCGGATCCTCGGTGCTCACTGGTCCTCCTCACGGTGCCAGTCGCCGCTGCGGCCCCCGGATTTCGCCAGCACCCGGGTGCCGTCGATGGTCGCCAGGTGGTCCACGGCCTTCAGCATGTCGAACAGGGTCAGGGCGGCGACGGAGGCGGCGGTGAGTGCCTCCATCTCCACCCCGGTGCGGGCGGTGGTGCGCACGGTCGCGGTGACGCGCAGGGTGTCGGCACCGGCCCGGACGATATCGACCTCGATGCCGGTCAGCGGCAGCGGATGGCACAGCGGGATGAGGTCCCAGGTGCGTTTGGCGGCCTGGATCCCGGCGATCCGCGCCACGGGCAGGGCCTCCCCCTTGGGGAGGTCACCGGCCAGTACGCGCTCGACGACGTCCTCGCGGGTGTGCAGGGTCGCCTCGGCGGTGGCCTCCCGGGCGGTGACGGCCTTGTCGCCGACATCGACCATGTGGCTGCTGCCGTCGTGGCGCAGGTGCGTGAGCTCGCTCATTCGTCTCCGATCAGGATCGTGTCCACCGTGTCCCCATCGTGCACCCGCGCGGTGCCGACGGGGATCCGCACCAGGGCGTCGGACTGTGCCATCGCCCCCAGCAGGTGTGAGCCGGGACCGCCGACGAGCCGGACCCTGCCGGTCGGCAACACCCGGGCGCGGCGGTACTGCTCGAGGGCGGGCGGGGAGTCGGCGGGCTCCTCGGTGCTCAGCGGCAGCTGCAGGACCCGGCGCGGCGCGGCCCCGAGGGCGGGGCGCAGCAGCACCTCGGCCGACAGCAGCGCCGAGACGGGGTTCCCGGGCAGCGCCACCCACGCGGTGTCGTCGAGGCGGCCGATGCCCTGCGGCCCGCCGGGCTGCATCGCCACCCGCACCAGGCTCATGCGCACCCCGGGATCGTCGGCGGCCAGACGCACCGGTTCGTACGCCCCTGCGCTCACCCCACCGGAGGTGACGATGAGGTCGACTGCATGGTCGGCGAGGGCGCGGCGCAGAGCGGCGACGAGCTCCCCGGGGGCGTCACCCGCCCGGAGGGTCGCGACGACGTCGGCGCCGGCGCGGGTGAGGGCCGCCGCCAGGCCGGGGCCATTGGCGTCGTAGGCGCCACCGGGCGGAAGGGTACTGCCAGGGGCGGTGAGCTCCCGCCCGGTGGAGGCGACGAGCACCCGCACGGGCTCCAGGACGGGCACCTCCGGCAGGCCGCAGGCGGCGAGGTGGGCGATCCGCGCGGGGGTGAGGGTCTCTCCCTCGCGCAGCACCAGGTCCCCGGCATGGGTGTCGCTGCCGGCGGGGCGGACGTACCGACCGGGCGTGGTGTCGGTGGGGTGGAGGGTGACGGTGGGCAGGTCGAAGCGCCCCTCGGCGCTCTCCTCGATCGGCACCACCAGCTGGGCGCCGCGGGGCAGCGGCGCGCCGGTCATGACGGGGGTGGCGGTGCCGGGGCGGTGCTCGCGCGGCGCTGCCCCGGCGGGGGCGGGCTCCCCCACTGGCAGCGGTCCGCCGAGGTCCTCACGCCGCACCGCGAACCCGTCCATCTGGGAGTTCGCGAGCGCCGGGACGTCGACCCGGCTGCGCACGTCCACGGCGGAGCACCGACCGACCGCTCCGGCCCCCAGCGGCACCGTCTCCACGCGGCGCAGGCCCGCGACCAGCGCCGCGACGTCCTCCTGGTGGTCGCGCAGCGGCAGGCGCGGGGTGGTCTCGGTCATGCGCCCCAGTATCCCGTGGGTCCCGGGCCGTAGGCTGGGTCGACCATCGATCCGCGGAAGGAGAGCGCATGGCACCGCGTCGTGTCGGCCTGGGGATGCCGAAGCCCCGTCGCGCCGATCCGCTGGGCCCCGAGCCCGCCGCGCCCGACCGCCCCGACACCCCCGCCCTGGTGGACCGTTTCGCACGGACCGCCACCGACCTGCGCCTGTCCCTCACCGATGTGTGCAATCTGCGCTGCACCTACTGCATGCCGGAGGCGGGGCTGACGTTCCTGCGCCGCACGCAGATGCTCACCACCGAGGAGGCGGTGCGGCTGGTGCGCATCGGCGTGGAGCGTCTGGGGATCCGCAAGGTGCGTCTCACCGGCGGGGAACCCCTGACGCGACCCGACCTGGAGGAGATCATCTCCGGGATCGCGGCCCTCACCCCGCGGCCCGAGATCTCGGTGACCACCAACGCGATCGGCCTGGACCAGAGGGCCGCGCGCCTCGCTGCCGCGGGGCTGGACCGCATCAACGTCTCGCTGGACTCCGTGGTGGAGGAGACGTTCGAACGGATCACCCGGCGGCCGATGCTGCACCGGGTGCTGGCCGGGATCGACGCCGCACGGGAGGCCGGCCTGACCCCGGTGAAGATCAACGCCGTGCTGCTGCCGGGGCTGAACGAGCCGGAGGTAGCGGACCTGCTGGCCTGGTGCCTGGAACGGGACCTGCAGCTGCGGGTGATCGAGCAGATGCCGCTGGACGCCGATGGTGTCTGGGACCGGGAGGGCATGGTCACCGCGGCTCGCACCCGGGAACTGATCGGGCGGCGTTTCGACCTCTCCCCCGCCCCGGTCGCGCGGGACGGCGCCCCCGCCGAACTGTTCGATGCGGTGGACCGTCGCGGGGAGGTGCCCCGTGGTCGCGTGGGCATCATCGCCTCGGTGACGGAGCCGTTCTGCGCCGACTGCCGCCGCACCCGGCTGACCGCAGAGGGACGGGTGCGCACCTGTCTGTTCTCGCATGAGGAGACGGACCTGATGGGGCTGCTGCGCGGTGGCGCCGACGACGAGCGCATCGCCGAGCGCTGGCGCGCCGCACAATGGGGCAAGGCCGCCGGTCACGGCATCGGCGCCGCCTCCTTCGCCCCGCCGGAACGCCCCATGAGCGCGATCGGAGGATGACTCGGATGGTCACCGTGCGACTGTTCGCCGCGGCCGCCGCGGCCGTGGGCGCCCGCACCCTGGAGCTGCCGGCCCCCACGCTCGGCGCCCTGCGCAATGAGCTCGATGCCCGCACCGACGGTGAGGGCCGACGGGTCCTGGCCCGCAGCAGCCTGCTGGTCGACGGTGTGAGCCGCGACGAGGCCTCGTGGCCGTTGCCCGCGGGCACGCGGGTGGATGTACTGCCGCCCTTCGCCGGGGGCTGAGCTCAGCCCTCCGGAACGGCTTCGAGGCCCCCGCGCACGGACCGCGTGGTGATGCCGCGTTCGGCGAGCGCGCGGCGGGCGGTCTCGCTGCGTCGGCCGCTGGCGCACAGCAGCACCGCCCCCTCCAGCTCCGGCCCGCCCGACGCGAGCAGCTGCGCGAGCGGCAGGTGCCGGGTGCCCGGCAGGTGACGCTGCTGCCATTCCGTCTCCTCGCGCACATCGACCACCAGCGTCCCGTCCGCGATCAGACCGGGCAGCTCCTGCGGCTCCACGGGGGCCGGGCCGTCGGCGGCGGTGGGGGCGCCGGGCAGGCCGCAGGTGAGGGCCACGTCCTCCACGGTCGTCACCACGGGCCGCCCGGGGCGGCGCTGCAGCGGCACCTGATCCCAGGTGAGGGTGAGCGCATCGAGCACGGCGAGGCGCCCCAGCAGCGGGTCCCCGCTGCCCAGGACCAGGTGGATCACCTGCAGGGCCATCGCCGAGCCGATCAGCCCGCACAGCGGGCCGACCACGCCCGCCTCCGCACAGGACGGCACCTCCCCCGGGGCCGGGGGGCTGGCCACCAGGTCGCGGTAGGTCGCGCCCCGGCCGGCGTCGGACCAGAACACCGCCACCTGCCCGTCGAAACCGAGGATCGACCCCCACACCACCGGCAGGTCGAGGATCTCCGCGGCATCGGAGACCGCATAGCGGGTGGGGAAGTTGTCGCTGCCGTCGACGATGACGTCATGCCCGGCGAGCAGTTCCACCGCGCTCGCCGCATCCACGGCCCGCTGCACGGGCACCGCCTCCACCCCGGGGGCGAGGGCGCGGGCGCGCTCCGCCGCGGAGACGGCCTTGGGGCGGCCGAGGTCGGCGGCGGAGTGCACCACCTGCCGGTGCAGGTTCGAGGGCTCCAGCACGTCGGGGTCGAGGATCGTCAGCCGGCCGACGCCCGCGGCCGCGAGGTACTCGATCACCGGGGAGCCGAGCCCTCCGGCCCCGACCACCGCGATGCGGGCCGCGGCCAGGCGCCGCTGCCCCTCCTCCCCGATCTGCGGCAGGCGCATCTGGCGGCGGGTGCGGGCCGCGCTCGCGGGGTCCAGGACGGGGGCCGGGGTGACGGGGCGGGGGCGAGGGGTCATGGTCGGCAACCTACCGTCGAGGGCCTGGGAGGTGGGCCGTCGGGATGGTGAAGACGGTTCGGTAACGATTCGGCACCGGCCCGCGACGGCGGCATGCGACCGCCGTCACATGGGCTAGCATCCATCCCAATCCGGCCGTCAATGGCCGTCCACGACCTGGTCCACGTCCTGCGACTCCCGCACCGTCGCGGCGCTCGCACGGGGAAAGAACGCATGAGCAAGTACATCCTGCGCAGGTTCCTGAACTACCTGCTCCTCACCATCTTCGCGACGGTGTTCGTCTACATCGCCGCGAGCACGTTCTTCTACCCGCGCAAGCGCTACCTCGGACGGAACCCTCCGATCGATGAGGCCTCGATCGATGCGCAGCTGAGCGCCCTGGGTGTGAACGACAAGGACCCGGTGCTGCTGCGCACCTGGTGGTGGATCGAGCGGATCATCACCGAGCCGTTCTCCGGGAAGCTCGGGATGGACGCCTCCGGCAACCTGGTGATGGAGCAGATCGCCACCCGCTCGATGCTGTCGCTGAACCTGCTGATCCTGGGCGCCCTGTGCGCTGCGATCCTCGGTGTGGCCCTGGGTGTGTGGGGCGCGGTGCGGCAGTACAAGCTGTCGGACCAGGTCGTCACCTACCTCAGCTTCATCCTCATCTCCACG encodes:
- a CDS encoding ThiF family adenylyltransferase — translated: MTPRPRPVTPAPVLDPASAARTRRQMRLPQIGEEGQRRLAAARIAVVGAGGLGSPVIEYLAAAGVGRLTILDPDVLEPSNLHRQVVHSAADLGRPKAVSAAERARALAPGVEAVPVQRAVDAASAVELLAGHDVIVDGSDNFPTRYAVSDAAEILDLPVVWGSILGFDGQVAVFWSDAGRGATYRDLVASPPAPGEVPSCAEAGVVGPLCGLIGSAMALQVIHLVLGSGDPLLGRLAVLDALTLTWDQVPLQRRPGRPVVTTVEDVALTCGLPGAPTAADGPAPVEPQELPGLIADGTLVVDVREETEWQQRHLPGTRHLPLAQLLASGGPELEGAVLLCASGRRSETARRALAERGITTRSVRGGLEAVPEG
- the moaC gene encoding cyclic pyranopterin monophosphate synthase MoaC; the encoded protein is MSELTHLRHDGSSHMVDVGDKAVTAREATAEATLHTREDVVERVLAGDLPKGEALPVARIAGIQAAKRTWDLIPLCHPLPLTGIEVDIVRAGADTLRVTATVRTTARTGVEMEALTAASVAALTLFDMLKAVDHLATIDGTRVLAKSGGRSGDWHREEDQ
- a CDS encoding molybdopterin molybdotransferase MoeA, which translates into the protein MTETTPRLPLRDHQEDVAALVAGLRRVETVPLGAGAVGRCSAVDVRSRVDVPALANSQMDGFAVRREDLGGPLPVGEPAPAGAAPREHRPGTATPVMTGAPLPRGAQLVVPIEESAEGRFDLPTVTLHPTDTTPGRYVRPAGSDTHAGDLVLREGETLTPARIAHLAACGLPEVPVLEPVRVLVASTGRELTAPGSTLPPGGAYDANGPGLAAALTRAGADVVATLRAGDAPGELVAALRRALADHAVDLIVTSGGVSAGAYEPVRLAADDPGVRMSLVRVAMQPGGPQGIGRLDDTAWVALPGNPVSALLSAEVLLRPALGAAPRRVLQLPLSTEEPADSPPALEQYRRARVLPTGRVRLVGGPGSHLLGAMAQSDALVRIPVGTARVHDGDTVDTILIGDE
- a CDS encoding MoaD/ThiS family protein codes for the protein MVTVRLFAAAAAAVGARTLELPAPTLGALRNELDARTDGEGRRVLARSSLLVDGVSRDEASWPLPAGTRVDVLPPFAGG
- the moaA gene encoding GTP 3',8-cyclase MoaA is translated as MAPRRVGLGMPKPRRADPLGPEPAAPDRPDTPALVDRFARTATDLRLSLTDVCNLRCTYCMPEAGLTFLRRTQMLTTEEAVRLVRIGVERLGIRKVRLTGGEPLTRPDLEEIISGIAALTPRPEISVTTNAIGLDQRAARLAAAGLDRINVSLDSVVEETFERITRRPMLHRVLAGIDAAREAGLTPVKINAVLLPGLNEPEVADLLAWCLERDLQLRVIEQMPLDADGVWDREGMVTAARTRELIGRRFDLSPAPVARDGAPAELFDAVDRRGEVPRGRVGIIASVTEPFCADCRRTRLTAEGRVRTCLFSHEETDLMGLLRGGADDERIAERWRAAQWGKAAGHGIGAASFAPPERPMSAIGG
- a CDS encoding MogA/MoaB family molybdenum cofactor biosynthesis protein, which encodes MSTEDPRDRTRARTDADCHARDETQTAAALVGTAHVVIASTRAADGTYEDRTGPLLVDWLRGRGLEVTGPVVVPDGPAVGDALRAALGEAADVVITSGGTGITPDDRTPEETEPFVDRPLPGILEEIRRRGASQKMAALLSRGVAGMAGRSLVVNLPGSRGGVKDGIAVLDPLLDHLLAQRDGEGHQ